The Chroicocephalus ridibundus chromosome 4, bChrRid1.1, whole genome shotgun sequence genome contains the following window.
GTCTGAAGGTGAATTCTGTATGCTGGGCATCATTGACTCATCCAGATTCTCATGTTTTAtatccttttagaaaaaaaaaaattcagttcagaTTTCATAAGTCTGCATCATGCTGTACAGAACAACTAACTTCCAGGAAGATCTCTTATGTAGTTGCCccagaaattaagttttctggaaaacagacagTTAGGAAAATTGAAAGATGTTGGAGCTAGTGAGACAGATGTATGATTCTGTTATAGATATATGTAGTATTGTTCCATTGTAATACTAGGTGAAAGACCATGTTTCCTGCCCTGGAGACTTCCCACTTCATTAATAGTGTAGATACCATATCCAAAATGATCTCATGTTTAGAAATTGGCTGGcacaaaagaacaagagagagggTTAAGGTAACtaaatttctctttaaagagGACCTCTTTGAAAGTGGGTTGGTTGGTTTCTGTTGTAAACCATCCCCATATCAGCTAGGGCAAGAGGAGAATGGGAGCAATTCATTGGCATCATGCTTTGCAACTTACAGAGCATGTTCTACAAATCTGTCTTAGAAGAAGAGGAAGGTTGATGGTATAGTAGAGGAAGCAGTAATGGACACTGCAGAACCGAGaactgctctagcaggggagttggactagatgatctctagaggtcccttccaactctgaagattccgtgagaAGAGACGAAGAAAAGGGGATTTTAACGTGGGAGATGGCAGGCAACAGACGTGCTATTAAAGTGACAAAAGAGGAAATTACGTAAAAATGTATGTAATGGCTCATGGGAAAAGCGAAGCAATTCCTAAGTGATCCAGAAGGTGGCAGGAGTTCATCAGGCTTGCTCACATCTGGTTAGGAGTTGGCGATTGTTTGGTTTGGTTATTGGGTGCGTTCCTCTAGTCATGTCACAAATTTACCCTGCTGAACTTGAAATGCAACTTTCAAATCCTAGTTATACCTGTTATAATctttagaaagtattttcatGTAATCTAAAGTGAGTCTTCCCTGCTTCCCCAGTGTGTGCACCCCTTTCTCCATCTCATCTCTATGAAAAAACAGATCTATACTTCTTATCTTTATCAGCATGTAAAGATGAAAAGAACAATCCATATAGGCGatgcttcccccccgcccccgcctatCACTAGAAAGATGCCTTAGTATTCCTCTTGCCTTTCTGGTAGTGAAAATACACAAGCAAGAATTTGAGTTCTTTCTAGCTCTTtcctgtgaaataaatgaaaagccaAGACTTAATTGCAAACTGTAAAGCACATCAAAAGTTTCAAAGGCAAGTATGGTGGACTGTGTCTGTGTCAGAGCATCTTGCTCTTCCCAGCTGTAAATGTTAGGCACCCTGTTCCATTCTAGGGAGgaatctttgttttccttaactCACTTCAGCAAGCTGTGTCTCATGGGAATTGCAGAAACACCAGGCTGTGCCAGTCTGCTTCCAGCATCATTGTTCAGCAGCACTAACCCAGGTAGggtgtttttgttgtggtttgcttttttttttcctccaattttatggtatgaaaaggaaagaatatttccACACTCTTCTTCAACAGCTGGTGACGCTGTTGTATTCTTGTAAAACTTAGAAAATCTGAAACAATTTAAGAAGTGAACAGATGAAAGAACTTACCTTAAAAATCAATTAACAAGCAGTATTCAAAGcactaatttatttttagctgatGATGATGTAGTACTTGACTTTGGCAGGAGAACACCTCACTTGTAAAGTAAACGTTTGGAATTTTTCATGAGTAGCTTGGCCTGTAACGCAGAAGCTGCACACAAGAAGCACTCAAATTTCCTATTTGGACTGTCTAGAATCATTGCAGAATCCCTTAGTAGCTACTCAGGTATGCTCAGTGGATTAATCAAAGGTGGAAAGTTGGTAAATGTCTCGGCTCATAACTCCTTGTACAAGCTCATGCTCAGTTGTGTGTAAGCATGATTGATTTAGAGAATCATATGTCTTAAATCTGATGGCTGTAGCTGTATCTTTATATATTTCTTCAGTGTTCCTGGAGGCAGGACTTTATTAATTGGACTTTCTTGATAGATGTCAGAACCATGCTTCTTCAGGTCACACAGTGCGGTCCTCTAACCTGGAGGTTTCCATTCAGACATGATCAGATAAGTTTATACAGAGGAAATCTGTGATAGATAAGAGTTATGGacctattttaaattttttatgtcATGCAATTTatgcagccattaaaaaaaaaaaaagcgcataGCATTAGCATGAACTTGACAAGTCACTGAAGATGGATGGCTACTAGGCCAGCATGCCCAGTTCCTCTGTAGAACATTTTAAGTCCTTCACCATAATCAGATGCCCAGAGATACAAGAAAGTCTTCATGTCTAGTATTTCCTATTGACTGTTTTAGGTACTTTCAGGTTTCTTGACTTACTTCACTCTCCTCAATTGTTGTTTTGAGGGAACCTTGCTAAGTAGATGCTGGGAGCAAAGTAGAACTTAACCTGTCTAAACCCATGTTTTGGACacgtcacctgtcctgtctgacATATGTACGATGATGGTGGCTGTGCCATGAAGGAATTGAAAACAATGGACTGAAAAGTTATGTAAATTAGTGACAATTAgtgttgatttgttttttttttttcttttttcctgccatgGTCAGCCCTCTGAATACTGAATAAATTTTAGTTTCTCACAATCATGTGTCTATATAGACTATAAGTCTTCAGTTTACAGTTGTGAAGTCTGACTTTTGTTTACTGTCTCTGGAGTAGCACAGGGACACTAATTGGGTAACATTTTCTCTGCTTCAGATTGAAATGTTGAAAGAAGTATGGAAATCCAGAGAAGCTTTCTGAGTTATCATCCTGTACTAACATTTTATGGACGCTTCATGTGTTGCTCCTTTCTCCTAGGAGATCGACCTGGAATGCTGTGCAGCTTCACGATATCCACTGCCTGGTCCTGTGCTTGGTGCCTGAATCCCCAAGCAGACAACTGTTTCAGCACAGGTGATCCGCAAGGCTAGCAACCCCTTCTATAGCAGTGAGAAAGACTTCTTGCATTAatctcccagctgctccccaaaTTACAGCTAAACAAACATAATTTGTCTTCCTTAGGCCTGACACGACGAGTTCTTGTGACCAATGTAGTCACAGGGCATCGACAGACATTTGGAACCAGTAGCGATGTGCTGGCACAACAGTTTGCCACACAGGTAAAATGAACCACACACCCTTGATTTTTCCGAGTGCTGCCTCATTGCTGGGCTGCTTGTGCTGTTTGTGATGGGACTCCGCATGCTGTATGTCAGGTTGTGATTACAATTACCGTTGGATAGCTGTTCCACAACAGAGCTGATGTGGTCTGATGCTTGCGTACAACTGAATAGCAACAAAAAGATAAACTGATTTCAAACTCTGTGGCAATAGGGGTAATTTTTGTTAATTGTACAGAGGtaaaaaatgaattgttttggttttggcaaaTGACCTCATTTTGTTAACACTTAGTGTATTGTCTCCATCGAGAAGAAAACCCTTATAAAATACTAATGGACTTGCTCACAAAGATTAGTGAGAAGGGTGAAACTGGAATATGAGAATTCCAGTTCCTGTTTTGCAGTTAGTTACATTCAAGTTTCTACTTACATAGCTGAACTTTTTTACAGCTAAAGTAAATAGCTGAGGTTTGAACAGAACTAGTGAGTTGGCTGATGAAAAATGTTGCAGTGTGTAATAAAAGTTCTGATTCTTAATGCTcatgttaataaaataatttgacagCTGCACCAGAGAGCTCAAAAGCTTGACATAGCTTCTGTCTGTATAACTTGTAAGATCCTTTCAGATGTTATATAGTATGCTGCTTTCTCTTGGATTCTTCCAGACCCCAGTGCTGTACAATGGCTGCCGTTCAGGTGAGATTTTCAGCATTGATGTGCGTCAACGCAACCGAAAGGGCCAGAGCTGGAAAGCAATTCGTCTCTTCCACGACTCAGCAGTTACATCTATTCGCCTCCTTGAGGCTGAACATTATCTTATGGCAGCAGATATGGCTGGAAAGGTATGGTTCTGTTGCGTTTAGGGTATTCTGTTCCTTTTAGTATCGGTATTGACAGGTGCTTTTCCCAGTCCTGAGGGTGGCTGCCTGTGCTTTGGCGGGGTAGTATAGAACGGGGCTATAGTCTCATATGTGGGTCCTCTTCCAGATCCACTTACTTATCAACCATAAAGTACTCCATGCTTTGTTAATATATCATCCTTCAAAAAAATTGCTTCAACTTGCAGATAAAACTGTGGGACCTGAGAACAGCAAAGTGTGTGAAACAGTACAAAGGTCATCACAATGAATATGCTATTCTCCCTGTGCATGTAAATGAGGAGGAAGGGCTTCTTACAGCAGGTGGGTtcactttttccccctctacttGTAGAGTGCATGGCAGTGATTTTCTTATGCATGAGCAGTGTTTCTTAGCTACAGCTGTTGGAAACTGTTAATTCTTTAAAATTGAGAAGAAATTTAGCCTTAGACATATCTTCATATACTatcaaaattaagaaataacGTTATGGATGCAGACCTATTATAATCACGCCTGTGTAATGCTTAACGGCTTTATCTGCTGTGTCCTGCAAAAGTCCCGTTATCCTTTCCACAGTGTATCTCGAGTAGAGCAGAAAGCACTTGATTATGAAATTCAGGGAAACAACGTGTAAGCGGGAGGTTTGGTGATAACTTCTTATAGAGACTAAAGACCATGTATGTGTGATTTCGTGTGTGTGGGTAGTGTGGTGATGGACTGAAGCATCGGCATGTAAGCATAACTCCTTGTAAACTGTCTATACCACTCAGgctcatttttaatatatttggctacagtctgagattttttttttttttttttatttggggtcAGGTGAGGAAAGGTAACAATAAATGAAGCAAAGTATAGCCGAGTTTCACAATGTCACTGTAAACATCGTGACCTCCTCTCCTTGGATTTGTCCATAAGTGGTGGAATAATGACAAGAATTTTTGTTAATTTGacagtttttctctccttttttggcTTAAAAGCTTGATAATGAGATGAGCAGTCTAAATACTGGTTTATCATATCTTTTATTGCCTAATAGGAAATGCTGCACGTTTTTCCCACTTTTTCAGTATTCAGTGTAGAATTTCTACACTGTCTGTTTCGTAAAGTATTGATAAGCACTTTGCCTCTAGTGTGTGTGGAAGTCAGGATTTTTACCCCATGGACCTTCTGTGATGATAATCCTGCAGAGCTGAGTAAAGTACTCTTTGTGTGATGTTCAATTTTGGTGTCCTTTCCTTTCCAGTTGGTCAGGATTGCTACACCAGAATTTGGAGTCTCCAAGACGCCCATCTGCTTAGGACCATCCCTTCTCCTTACCCATCCTCCAAAGATGCCATTCCCAGTGTGGTGTTTTCTTCAAGACTTGGGGGTAGCAGAGGAGTTCCTGGCTTACTCATGGCTGTCAAACAGGATCTCTACCACTTCTCCTATAACTGACACAATAGTCTCCTCAGACCTGGTCTACAAAGCTGCCAGCCTATACATGACTTACCCGTCACCATGCTCTTGAGTCTGTTATGTGCTGCTGTTGCATCTGCTTTACTCTTGACATTCTGAACCTCTTTCAGCAGTTTCAGCCAGTCTTGCTGTATACACCTCAGACATCTTGCAAATAAAAGCTGAATGCTGATTAACTACTTAAGCAATATGCAGCCTCTTTGAAATCTAGCTGTAAGCTTTGAAAAACTGGTAACGTGCAGTAAGGGCCTGACTCATGCTACCTGAATTTGCTGTCAAAAGGCTGCTCAAGCTTAATCCTTGTTTGGTGATATAACCCCTTAGCTGAGGTTACACCTACGTTAAGAAGTAGGCTGGTGCACCAGAGTGGATTAGCAGAGTGAAGTAGCTGGTGTTGAGAAGCTGACACAATAGGTGTTCTGGGGCTTTGTTTGGAGCCCTGGTCTGGGTCCCTGCGTCAGCTGTCTCTACTACATCTATGGTTGGAAGCAGTCCAAGGGACAGCTGTTTCCCACTTACACTGTGAGTCCTTTGAGCTGGGCCATGCTAAACTTTGCCCTTTTCAGACGATGGTAGGGTGTCGTTGCCCTGCCACCATTCCCTTTAAAAGGCAGCACGTGTGTGTAACAAAGCCCCTTTCCTGGTCCAGTAGCCAGGCTGAATGTCGCTGTTAATTTTTCATAGTGTTTGCTAACCAAGTCCACACCCCTAACTTGGAGTTTGGTCAGCAGTCTGGAATAGCAGGCTTGCTTATGCAGCTGTAGCAGAAGACAAGCCCAGCCTGGACAGACCGCATGCTCTTTGGCATATGAGATCACCTGTGCGGAGTCAGGGCTTTTGCATACTGAGGTACAGCTGGGCCCTCAGCTGTGAAGTTGTAGCACCAGCTCATGGTAATTGGGTGACGCTTCAGGAGCCCGTACCTGTGTTTGAGAACAATTATCGTTCCATGGAGCCTCGATTACTTCCAGCTCCTTGCTGGTAACTGGTCTGGGTTGGGCAAGACCATCCTGCAGCTAGCATATATAGGGAGCACTGACAAGTGCAGGACCCTACAGGGGGTGAAGACCCTCATGAACTAGGTGGGGCTACTGATAGGCATCACAGGAAAGATGCTGCGCTCAAGTCTTCCAAAATTCTtagaaaaggaatgaaggaatTGCCTTTCCATCCTGGGATCCACTTAGAACATTCAGATGTACAACTGTGTGATCAGAGATGCTGCTTTCCGAGGGGTCCTGCCAGGTCAGCAGGTGAGCGTACCAACAGGTTATAATCACACCCTGGCAGCACAGCGTGTTAGGATGGAGGCTGTGTCCGGCAGGTGCAGTGAGATGGCCACGTCCAAGAGCTAAGCTGGGTGTCTGCAATCCAAGTGCCTTCTGAAGTCAGGTATAGACTGCACACGTGCACAAAGATAAGTGTTGCTGGTGACTATAGGCGAGGCCTATAGTTGGGAGTACCAAGCGCAGCACTCACACCTGGGACACCATCTGTGTCCTCGTTGCAAAGGGGTACAACAGTGCTGGGCATCCTGGGAAGAAAGGGGCTTGGCTTCCTCCAAAAGGAAGCATCACAAGTGCCCTGCACTGCAAGTCCAATACAGGGAGAGTCCTCTCACAAGACCAGTGCAAACCTGAGCCTAtactgctgtttttctgtttgtttccaatgcactcttttcccctttccttccataTTCCAAGTGACTTTGGATAAGAGGGAATTACTCATATACAGCTGCCAGGAATGGTTGGCGCTACTGAAAATCCTCCCTGTCCTGCAGGGTTCCACACTTGTTTCTCCTGTCCTCTCAACAACCTTCAGGCCTAAGCAATGTGCTGTTCTAGGAAACTCACTCTCTTCTCAGCAGCTCTTATGGCTCACCCCACCCCAGTGTTTTGTGTGGTGATGTCCTTCCCTTTCTTCGTATTTCTTTTACCCGTTAATCTATATAGAAGACAACAGAGCAGGAAAACTCTCCTCTTGGGAGCAGTGTAGTAACTTTACAGTATGAATATATTCTATAGGAATTAGCTGTTGCAAGGGTTGTCAAGATGAAAGATGAATCCCAGCAAATATTCAAAACAGTTTCTTCCCTGTCTGAGTGTAcatacaaaacccccaaatctttcTTGTATCTCATTAACAGCCATCTCCTATTTCCCTGTAGGCAGATTGAGCTGTGAATTCCTTACAACTACGGCCCCCCTGATGCATCTGGCTTTAGTGTTTTGCTGCAGAGCCTTCTTTTTCACACAAAGCGGAGTGGATGCTGCTCACAGCACACTCAGTGCTGCCCCCTCTTCCTACAGAACTTGCTTCTAAGACCAAGGGTCCTCTGTTCTCCTCAGATGATAAGTGCATCTTGCAGGCTCTTATTCCCTCCGCTGCACTTGAATAACCAAGAGACCAGTTTGGCTAGTATCATCACCAAttccttgcttgcttttcttttcaacttCAGAAAATACTCCACAATTTGTCTTGATTAGTCGTGTTAATTTGGGACGTTTTCTGTTGCATGCAATGATTAATACATGCAGCACAACTTTCAAAAGCATTTGCGTTGACTTCTTTGCAGTATGCATTATTAATTAATCACCTGTTCAGGAAATAGATGTGTGGCTAACCCCATCCTACTGCAAACTCGTAATGTTCCATCTGATAACAACGTTACATCCAACTCAGAGTCGAGTTGGAACATACTTCACATTGGTATTCTTGCTAGTAAACATGCGTGGTTCAAACACTTGCAGGTAGCAAAGCACAAGGATCACAAACTCCCTTaaatcagaattaatttcaaaatttagaCTATCATTTAAACTCTTCTCAGTGCTCTTAACTCCAGTAATGCCTGTTCTGCGGGAACAAGACCATTCAACAAACGTGCCCAGTTACCGTGGGAAACACAAGCGAGGAACTGTGGCAGAAAGGCACCTTACATAACTGCAGAtagtttcttttctgtgttccctTTTAGGCAAAGCTCATAAAACAAAAGATACAcatttgctttctgttgtttcCAGGAGCCAAATGCACACACATGTCCCTGCAAACCCATTCACCCAACTGGTGCTTTTGCAGCCAACGCTTCTAATTAAGCCTGCAAGAACAGTGTGAAAGGAGAGGGGAAGCAGGGCAAGAAGAGAGGCAATTTGGCTTCAGTGACAAACAGCAAGCAGCCTGCAGGCCGGGGCTGAGTCAACCATTTCGCTGTGCAGCAATAGCTAGGACTGTAAAAGGCAGCTAAAAAGTAAGGAACTGTAGCACTCTTACCCTCTGCTACAGTACCAAAACACGCTGTCTTTGCCCCAGCTTCTCAGCAAATACTGAACTAGGAGGAAACTTCGGCAAAGCCAAACTGCTCTCCAAGACAGGCTGCGGCATCCCTCATCCAGCAGGCCCAGTCTGGTCTCTTTTGCTCACTGGAGCAAGGCTCAAAGCGGATCACCAGGCTTTTCTCACTGACCAAGCTGCCCGTCCTTCCCATCAACACAATTGTTTCAGAAGCTACAGTCTCACCCTTGCTCTGTTCCATATACCCTGCTTCTGTTAGTCAGCTCTCAACCCCGATCAAAAAGGCTCTTTCCACATAAAACCCTTAAAGTTTCTACCTGTTATGTCCAAGAACATCACATGACCTAAACTTCTGTAGTTTTAACTTCAAGTGTCTAAAGCAGGGAGGGGATTCACTTTTGGGTACTCTGTGGTGATGGGGGTTATGTCTTCCTGTTGACCCTGATTTATTGCAGTACACAGCTTCATGGTCGTTCCTCCACTATTAGCTTCAGTACTCATCAGGATaagaggttaaaaaaattaatttactagtCACAATTTCACTCtggcatttttacttttttaagctTAATAGGGACCTTTTCTAACAGTACTAGAAAATTAAGCATGTCTTGTAAGGAAGTGAGAATTCAAACTGGAATGTGTACGTAGTCTGGAGATGTCCCCTTACAGTAACTGCTTTCAGAAAAGTTATAACCTAGCAGTGGACAACTCAGCTTTGGTCCTCAAACCTTCATTTGCTGGTGACTGCTTGCATACACTATGTATACTACATATACTGTGAGCTGAATCAAGCTGTCGATATGAACCCAAAGTATTTTCTAGACAGGGGttctggggagaggggctggggttgAAAGACGCTTGACCCAAGTATTGAAAGCACTTCAAAAATTAGTTTCAGGTTTCAAAAATGGAAGCCAAGGCACAAAGCTGATAAACTGGTTTAGGTAATATCTGAAAATATGATCAAGATCACCTCCATCTGCCTTTTCTTGTTCAAACAACTTCTTTCCTATCTGCAGTTCTATTAATATCATGGTAGCTGTGAAGCACTCTGATGCCTTCCTGACAAGTCATCATCTGTACATTATCATACATACACCACTGCTTTTCTCCAGTGGTGTTGTAAAACTGCCTTTTAAGCAGAACCATAAAGATCTAGGCAgcttttcaaaatgtcagaaaTCAGTGTGTTTCAAAATCTCCAGGCATTCCTGACATTAGAATTTCTATAATGCCACAATTGAGACATTTCCTACATGAGGACTTCTACATATATACCTATAAATAACTTGTATCcgtattgctttattttttgctttagttttggCAAATAAAAACTACGTTAAAAAGCTGAACACGGTTTAAATTTGGCTTAAGATAACTGACTAGCTGCCATTCTAATTTAGCTTTGTCTTTGTCACATTATACTGTTGATTTTGAAAGCCCtcatagtaattatttttttattttggcattgCCATGATTTCATTGTTGATGTGGCTGCACcatgaacaaaaacattttatgaCATACTATGTGCTGTGACTGACAGAATATACATGTCAACGTTGCTTTACCAAGAAAGAGTGCTCAGctaaagcggggggggggggggggatgcgacACAGACAACAAAAAGCAGACAGTTCCATCACTTGTCCAAATCACTCGCTGTTCTCAAATTATTGGCAGGCGAAGGCATATCTGTGGGTGCCAAATTATATTACAGCCATCAGCAACAAATCAAATGCAAGGACAACGCCACAATATGTGGAATTACAGTGACTGACAGCATCAGTTGACAATGAAACATGAAAATGAGAGGCTGCAAAAGAGAGTGTGATAGCAGTACTTAAACCTCATTGGGCTGCTTATGCTGGAAGCAAAAACATGAAGAAGAGCAAAGTCTGTGTGACCAGGTGGGAAGCCGGAGTCCTGCAATGTTAAAGCCCAGGCTACTCAAAGCAGCAGGAGTATCTGTGAATGtctcagcacagccccagcaggcaggCACCTAGCATAAATACAAGGCAGATCTAACGTAACGATGATGATTATTGCAACCAATAAACTCTTCTTGACATCAAAAGCCAGCAAGGGCTGTCATGTTTTCCAGAACACAACCAAAGGTCCAATTCACAAGTGACGCAGACAGGAACATATGGGGACACCTTGGACAACTTCAGCGAGTGCAACTTCACCTGcaaggagctgggcaggaggacGAAcgagcaggaaaacaaacaggaggtgggggagaaggcggggggggggacggacgacgACGACACAGACTGAAAGACAAAGCAGTTTTTCTTGTGCAAGTAGCTACGTGTtacagcctgctgctgccctgacaCTAGCTGCGTGTTAGAGCCACGCTGTTCTGCCATCTGTTCCGCTGGCTGCAAGTCTCAGGTGCAACACGCACCTGGTATGCATTTCAGCCAAGTTGGGCCTAAAGGTTTTGGGTAGGGAGTCTAACTAAAAGTGTGCACACCTGTATGAAGCTCACATACATCTGCTTCACAGAGAGGAAAACCCACAAATCCTATTTGAAGATGAATCTTTATGCTGAACCGGTGCAGAtacacacaatgaaaaaaaaaaaaaatccatcacaaTAGAGCAATCATCTCAGACATTTTTTCCTCTACAAACCTAGGCTCATTTTGTGGTGCTTTGGgtgaggaattattttttcactggGGCATATCTTTGCACATCAGTTAATTTACATGATTCTTACTTTACTTaatgttttccaaagcatttaCTAATCAGAAGAGGTGCAGAGGCTGCTTGATCTGCCGATAATCAATCCGACATCATTTTCCGGCAAGAGATTTACAACAAATAGTCAACTTCGTTCTGTAACTCAGAACATGCTTTTATCGTGCCACGTCTCAGACCAGTTGAATTCATTATCTTACCAAGACAGTGTGCTGATTTTAACTACTTAAATACTAACGTTACAGTGAACTGCAGTTGATCCAAAGCACACACTCTGAATGCAATTTCAGGGTAACTAATTAATTTGTCTTCCGTAGAACACACATAGCGATCTTTAGAAATTTCCTGGCGAACAGTCCTCTCCTATCCCTACCCTTGTAAAGAGACAAGACTTTTTCACACAGTAGTTGCATTCGAGCATCAGACCTGTCTTACGCTGCCATTATGAAACACTCACCGTTTGGGTTTTTGCAGAGCTCCAGCAGGGTTGCTGTTAACTGCGGGCAGGTTCTGCAAAGACTCACTCGGGTTAGATGCCGTCAATACCTTTGCACACGAAGCATCTCTCCTAACAGTTTAGGAATAAAACCCTCACAGGTTT
Protein-coding sequences here:
- the DCAF4 gene encoding DDB1- and CUL4-associated factor 4 produces the protein MKRNYKRGKEKHAWSNRKHSYRSHQYRRPNHNNCIERLEQRERQTPVNADPSSSGDPSSSSLTQNSAVPELPGFYYDSEKNRYFRLLPGHNNYNPLTKESIQYKAMERERLRLLEEEEKQKKKTTRAGLNSSILLQKRQLGLLSSTSYCRLVHELKVNCMQRRKVEIHSPDSSVAGTNNFKIIVADAACERIFTVNDVEHGGCKYGIINLSGLGKDSLTVEMYDNLYFTNRKVNSVCWASLTHPDSHVLLCLMGIAETPGCASLLPASLFSSTNPGDRPGMLCSFTISTAWSCAWCLNPQADNCFSTGLTRRVLVTNVVTGHRQTFGTSSDVLAQQFATQTPVLYNGCRSGEIFSIDVRQRNRKGQSWKAIRLFHDSAVTSIRLLEAEHYLMAADMAGKIKLWDLRTAKCVKQYKGHHNEYAILPVHVNEEEGLLTAVGQDCYTRIWSLQDAHLLRTIPSPYPSSKDAIPSVVFSSRLGGSRGVPGLLMAVKQDLYHFSYN